A genomic stretch from Aedes albopictus strain Foshan chromosome 2, AalbF5, whole genome shotgun sequence includes:
- the LOC115266550 gene encoding UBX domain-containing protein 6, with product MSNKLKKFIAKQKLKFGAAGSGRKLNSEAPPPASSSRKGQSSSSRDVYVPPKRKELSAEAKAAAEAAMARVQGSTDRKEFNTSLAAIKAQVRRELDMERKAKEAASQEGSSGDSNSEGERKDLAVQGVFFRCPLISDEVLPRKEWKVKIREFLYEQMQHEKGLSACLIIYNCNPKEKYEPCVETLIKCLENIYNNPNEEKYKKIRMTNKMFCDKIKVCEGALELLHAAGFAEITLDDEPYLIWSEENMEAETSLQSLVEALKCSEPIHLELDRNIQVLLPSQVRRTNLPDDFYRISPEEIKREQQRRTQALEDAQILKTKAMREKEELRTLNRYKFTLIRVRFPNGCFLQGTFNVYEKLSQVYEFVQSCLMHEASEFVLISPTEQRFTEADFDKSLYDLKLVPTILFNFSYENESQQLSDYLKEELMLLIQSI from the coding sequence ATGTCCAACAAGCTAAAGAAATTCATCGCCAAGCAGAAGCTTAAGTTCGGTGCCGCAGGCTCCGGCCGAAAGCTCAACTCCGAAGCTCCTCCGCCTGCAAGTTCATCACGGAAGGGGCAGTCATCATCAAGCAGGGACGTCTATGTACCACCCAAGCGGAAGGAACTCTCGGCTGAGGCGAAGGCAGCCGCCGAAGCCGCAATGGCACGCGTCCAAGGTTCGACTGATAGGAAGGAGTTCAATACCTCGCTGGCGGCGATAAAGGCGCAGGTTCGGCGGGAACTGGACATGGAACGCAAAGCAAAAGAAGCAGCTTCACAGGAAGGATCCAGCGGAGATAGTAATTCTGAAGGCGAAAGAAAGGATTTGGCAGTGCAGGGAGTATTCTTCCGATGTCCGCTGATCAGCGACGAAGTATTGCCCCGTAAGGAATGGAAGGTTAAGATTAGAGAGTTCCTATACGAACAAATGCAGCACGAGAAAGGCCTGTCAGCATGTTTGATCATATACAATTGTAATCCCAAAGAAAAGTATGAACCTTGTGTAGAAACTCTTATTAAATGTTTGGAGAACATATATAACAATCCTAATGAAGAGAAATACAAGAAAATTAGGATGACCAATAAAATGTTCTGCGACAAAATCAAGGTCTGTGAAGGAGCCTTGGAGCTGTTGCACGCAGCAGGTTTTGCTGAAATCACCCTAGATGACGAACCGTACTTGATTTGGTCGGAGGAGAACATGGAAGCCGAGACATCGCTCCAAAGTCTCGTCGAAGCGCTCAAATGTTCCGAACCCATTCATTTGGAGTTGGATCGGAACATCCAGGTGCTTTTGCCGTCTCAGGTTCGTAGGACGAACCTCCCGGATGACTTCTACCGTATCTCCCCAGAGGAAATTAAACGCGAACAGCAACGACGCACGCAAGCTTTGGAGGATGCCCAGATCCTGAAGACCAAAGCCATGCGGGAAAAGGAGGAACTCCGAACCCTCAATCGATACAAGTTCACGCTGATAAGGGTTCGCTTCCCGAACGGGTGTTTTCTTCAAGGAACGTTCAACGTGTACGAAAAGCTGTCCCAGGTGTACGAATTTGTCCAGTCCTGCCTGATGCACGAGGCTTCGGAGTTTGTGCTGATCTCACCGACCGAGCAACGATTCACAGAGGCCGACTTTGACAAGTCACTGTACGACCTCAAGCTGGTCCCCACTATTCTATTCAACTTCAGCTACGAAAATGAATCCCAGCAGCTCAGTGATTATCTAAAGGAAGAACTTATGCTGCTTATTCAATCCATTTAG